One genomic window of Corynebacterium massiliense DSM 45435 includes the following:
- a CDS encoding glucose PTS transporter subunit IIA, which yields MASTKDTAQHIVEHLGGAENITSLTHCATRLRFQLRDSSSVDKDALDQDPAVLGTVPQGAHGYQVVMGGGVAEYYNEIIKLPGVNASAEGRNADSGKKNYDGVRGKYGWVDYAFEFLSDTFRPVLWALLGASLIIMLLVLADTVGIQDFRADVDTQPPLFQLAHAMYQSVFYFLPIFVGATAAQKLGANMWVSAAIPAALLTQEFMSMGERGDVLDVSGVPLVINEYGGQVFPPILAAIGLYFVEKALKKIIPNAVHMVFVPFFSLLIMIPATAFLLGPFGIGVGNAISSALYAINDFSPFVLAIVIPLLYPFLVPMGLHWPLNVIMIQNIAVYGYDFIQGPMGAWNFACFGVVAGVMIISLREKNQQMTQVSVGAFAAGIFGGISEPSLYGILLRFRRSYYRLLPGCALGGVVMGLFDVKANAFVFTSALTINAFDPWSGYAIGVLVAFTTSLLLTLFFGYRTAEEKEEAQRLIAERREAERREASRDDAALDDAHRTVEDAGTAEPGDRKASDAAQGSASAPVAASAATTATAGAGVESGVVELDSPLAGHAVPLSEVPDPIFAGAKLGEGVAVQPTGTTVYAPADGKVLTVQKSGHAVGLNLDNGVQLLIHVGIDTVELGGEGFTVHVDKKQRVSAGDKLISFDPEFITARGYNLITPVVVTNSAKCAGVDAVEGEVTPSDTLLRVFGK from the coding sequence GTGGCGTCGACTAAAGACACTGCGCAACACATCGTCGAGCACCTGGGCGGGGCGGAGAACATCACGTCGCTGACCCACTGCGCGACGCGCCTGCGCTTCCAACTGCGTGATTCGTCGAGCGTGGATAAGGACGCGCTGGACCAAGACCCAGCGGTGCTGGGCACCGTGCCGCAGGGCGCGCACGGTTACCAGGTCGTCATGGGCGGCGGGGTAGCGGAGTACTACAACGAGATCATCAAGCTACCCGGAGTGAACGCGAGCGCCGAGGGGCGCAACGCGGACAGTGGGAAGAAGAACTACGACGGCGTGCGCGGCAAGTACGGCTGGGTCGACTACGCCTTCGAGTTCCTCTCGGATACCTTCCGGCCGGTGCTGTGGGCTCTGCTGGGCGCCTCGCTCATCATTATGTTGCTGGTGCTGGCAGACACCGTCGGTATCCAGGACTTCCGCGCGGACGTGGACACTCAACCGCCGCTGTTCCAGCTCGCGCACGCGATGTACCAGTCCGTGTTCTACTTCCTGCCCATCTTCGTCGGCGCCACGGCGGCGCAGAAGCTGGGCGCCAACATGTGGGTCTCGGCCGCCATCCCGGCTGCGCTGCTCACTCAGGAGTTCATGAGCATGGGCGAGCGTGGAGATGTCCTCGACGTCTCCGGCGTCCCGCTCGTCATCAACGAGTACGGCGGCCAGGTCTTCCCGCCGATCCTCGCAGCAATTGGCCTGTACTTCGTGGAGAAGGCGCTGAAGAAGATCATCCCGAACGCCGTGCACATGGTGTTCGTGCCCTTCTTCTCGCTGCTGATTATGATCCCGGCGACAGCGTTCCTGCTCGGTCCGTTCGGCATCGGCGTGGGCAACGCCATTTCTTCCGCGCTGTACGCCATCAACGACTTCTCGCCGTTTGTCCTGGCCATCGTCATCCCGTTGCTTTACCCGTTCCTGGTGCCGATGGGCCTGCACTGGCCGCTCAACGTCATCATGATCCAGAACATCGCGGTCTACGGCTACGACTTTATCCAGGGCCCGATGGGGGCCTGGAACTTCGCCTGCTTCGGCGTCGTGGCCGGCGTCATGATCATCTCCCTGCGCGAGAAGAACCAGCAGATGACGCAGGTGTCCGTGGGCGCGTTCGCCGCCGGCATCTTCGGCGGAATTTCCGAGCCGTCGCTCTACGGCATTCTGCTGCGCTTCCGCCGCTCCTACTACCGCCTGCTGCCGGGCTGTGCGCTCGGCGGTGTGGTCATGGGGCTTTTCGACGTCAAGGCCAACGCCTTCGTCTTCACCTCCGCGCTCACCATCAACGCCTTCGATCCGTGGAGCGGCTATGCCATTGGCGTGCTCGTGGCTTTCACCACCTCGCTGCTGCTCACCCTCTTCTTCGGCTACCGCACCGCTGAGGAGAAGGAGGAGGCCCAGCGCCTCATCGCCGAACGCCGGGAAGCAGAACGCAGGGAGGCTTCGCGTGACGATGCCGCGCTTGACGATGCCCACCGCACCGTCGAGGACGCCGGCACCGCTGAGCCGGGCGACCGGAAGGCGAGCGACGCGGCGCAGGGCAGCGCTAGCGCACCGGTAGCGGCGTCCGCGGCCACGACGGCGACGGCTGGCGCGGGGGTGGAATCCGGCGTGGTGGAGCTCGACTCGCCGCTCGCCGGCCACGCGGTGCCGCTGAGCGAGGTGCCGGACCCAATTTTCGCCGGCGCCAAGCTGGGCGAGGGTGTGGCGGTGCAACCGACGGGCACGACGGTGTACGCGCCGGCTGACGGCAAGGTGCTCACCGTGCAGAAGTCGGGGCACGCGGTGGGCCTCAACTTGGACAACGGCGTCCAGCTGCTCATCCACGTCGGTATCGACACCGTCGAGCTCGGCGGCGAAGGTTTTACCGTCCATGTGGACAAGAAGCAGCGCGTTTCCGCCGGCGACAAGCTCATAAGCTTCGACCCGGAGTTCATCACCGCCCGCGGTTACAACCTCATCACCCCGGTCGTGGTCACCAACTCCGCGAAGTGTGCCGGCGTGGATGCTGTCGAGGGCGAGGTCACCCCGTCCGATACGCTGCTGCGCGTGTTCGGAAAGTAA
- the coaE gene encoding dephospho-CoA kinase codes for MRLIGLTGGIGSGKSTVAALFAERGIPVVDADAIARDIVKPGEPALAELADAFGADILDSSGALKRGLLAERAFADTESTQRLNEITHPRIHQVTQKRFQTAREAGEKAVVYDMPLLVDKGLDKDMDVTVVVDVDVDERVRRLVASRGLDEADARRRIAQQISDDKRLAAADFVIDNNGPKKDLAPQVDEVLRRVL; via the coding sequence ATGCGACTCATTGGGCTGACAGGCGGCATCGGCAGCGGAAAGTCCACGGTGGCCGCGCTCTTCGCGGAGCGTGGCATCCCGGTGGTGGATGCGGACGCGATTGCGCGGGACATCGTCAAGCCGGGTGAGCCGGCGTTGGCCGAGCTTGCCGATGCGTTCGGTGCCGACATCCTCGATTCTTCCGGCGCCCTCAAGCGCGGGCTTTTGGCCGAGCGGGCCTTCGCCGACACGGAAAGCACGCAGCGCCTCAACGAAATCACCCACCCGCGCATCCACCAGGTCACCCAAAAGCGCTTCCAGACCGCGCGCGAGGCGGGGGAGAAGGCGGTGGTCTACGACATGCCGCTGCTGGTGGACAAAGGCTTGGACAAGGACATGGACGTCACCGTGGTGGTCGACGTCGATGTGGACGAGCGCGTGCGGCGCCTAGTGGCCTCGCGCGGGCTGGACGAGGCGGACGCGCGGCGGCGCATCGCGCAACAAATCTCTGACGATAAGCGCCTCGCGGCGGCTGACTTCGTCATCGACAACAACGGTCCGAAAAAAGACTTGGCGCCCCAAGTCGACGAGGTTCTCCGGCGCGTGCTGTAG
- a CDS encoding DUF4259 domain-containing protein has protein sequence MGTWGVGPFDNHRAREIVDAVRTGTFDFDVFRETCADDDLDADEAEAIIALGALATAPQEDLPPGIAAARMRCLFTDNRRLWLRHRIEKAIDPDNSTIYALWEATGELDNWVKTARAVLP, from the coding sequence ATGGGCACATGGGGTGTCGGGCCGTTTGATAATCACCGGGCCCGCGAGATTGTCGATGCCGTGCGGACGGGCACGTTCGACTTCGACGTGTTCCGGGAGACCTGTGCCGACGACGACCTCGATGCCGACGAGGCCGAGGCCATTATCGCACTCGGGGCTTTGGCCACCGCGCCCCAGGAGGATCTGCCACCGGGGATCGCCGCGGCGCGGATGCGCTGCCTATTTACGGACAACCGCCGCCTGTGGCTGCGCCACCGGATAGAAAAAGCCATCGACCCGGACAATTCGACCATCTACGCGCTGTGGGAGGCCACGGGCGAGCTGGACAACTGGGTGAAGACTGCGCGGGCCGTCCTGCCGTAG
- the uvrB gene encoding excinuclease ABC subunit UvrB produces the protein MAFAAEHPVLSESEHRPVSEIERTGGDFKVESEFEPAGDQPTAIAELDRRLDAGESDVVLMGATGTGKSATAAWLIEKQQRPTLVMAPNKTLAAQLANELRQLLPHNAVEYFVSYYDYYQPEAYIAQTDTYIEKDSSINDDVERLRHSATSALLSRRDVVVVSSVSCIYGLGTPQSYLDRSVLLKVDDEVERDRFLRLLVDIQYERNDVGFTRGTFRVKGDTVDIIPAYEERAVRIEFFGDDVDALYYIHPVTGNVIEQVDELRIFPATHYVAGPERMAKAIQDIKDELAERLEDLENRGKLLEAQRLRMRTEYDLEMIEQVGFCSGIENYSRHVDGRPAGSAPATLMDYFPEDFLTIIDESHVTVPQIGGMFEGDMSRKRNLVEFGFRLPSAMDNRPLTFDEFEKRVGQTVYMSATPGDYELTASGGEFVEQVIRPTGLVDPKVTVKPTKGQIDDLIDQVRERTEKNERVLVTTLTKRMAEDLTDYLMENGIKVRYLHSDIDTLQRVELLRQLRQGEYDVLVGINLLREGLDLPEVSLVAILDADKEGFLRSTTSLIQTIGRAARNVSGEVIMYADEITESMRNAIDETERRREKQIAYNEEHGIDPQPLRKKIADILDQVYEDQDGDSDKDGTRDGDPAALVERPDVSSMAADEVQALIDDLTKQMGDAARELKFELAGRLRDEIADLKKEKRGLEEAGI, from the coding sequence ATGGCTTTTGCAGCGGAGCACCCTGTTTTATCGGAATCCGAGCACCGCCCCGTCAGCGAGATCGAGCGCACGGGCGGCGATTTCAAGGTTGAGTCGGAATTCGAACCGGCCGGCGACCAGCCGACGGCGATCGCGGAGCTCGACCGCCGGTTGGACGCGGGCGAGTCCGACGTCGTGCTCATGGGCGCGACGGGTACGGGCAAGTCGGCGACGGCGGCGTGGCTCATCGAAAAGCAGCAGCGCCCCACGTTGGTGATGGCGCCGAACAAGACCCTGGCCGCCCAGCTGGCTAACGAGCTGCGCCAGCTGCTGCCGCACAACGCGGTCGAGTACTTTGTCAGCTACTACGACTACTACCAACCCGAGGCGTATATCGCGCAGACGGACACTTACATTGAGAAGGACTCGTCCATCAACGACGACGTGGAGCGCCTGCGCCACTCCGCCACCTCGGCGCTGTTGTCACGCCGTGACGTCGTGGTGGTCTCCTCGGTCTCCTGCATTTACGGCCTGGGCACACCGCAGTCCTACCTGGACCGCTCGGTGCTGCTCAAGGTGGACGACGAGGTCGAACGCGACCGTTTCCTCCGCCTTTTGGTGGACATCCAGTACGAGCGCAACGACGTCGGGTTCACCCGCGGCACGTTCCGCGTCAAGGGCGACACGGTGGATATCATCCCGGCCTACGAGGAACGCGCGGTGCGCATCGAGTTCTTCGGCGACGACGTCGACGCGCTCTACTACATCCACCCGGTGACCGGGAACGTCATCGAGCAGGTTGACGAGCTGCGCATCTTCCCGGCGACGCACTACGTGGCCGGCCCCGAGCGCATGGCCAAGGCCATCCAGGACATCAAGGACGAGCTGGCGGAGCGCCTGGAGGACTTGGAAAACCGCGGGAAACTCCTCGAGGCGCAGCGCCTGCGCATGCGCACCGAGTACGACCTGGAGATGATCGAGCAGGTCGGGTTCTGCTCCGGCATCGAGAACTACTCCCGGCACGTTGACGGCCGCCCGGCCGGATCTGCGCCGGCAACGCTCATGGACTACTTCCCGGAAGACTTCCTCACCATTATCGATGAGTCGCACGTGACGGTGCCGCAGATCGGCGGCATGTTTGAAGGCGACATGTCGCGTAAGCGCAACTTGGTGGAGTTCGGCTTCCGGCTGCCCAGCGCGATGGACAACCGACCGTTGACCTTCGACGAGTTTGAAAAGCGCGTCGGCCAGACCGTCTACATGTCCGCGACACCGGGCGATTACGAGCTGACCGCGTCCGGCGGCGAGTTCGTCGAGCAGGTCATTCGCCCGACCGGGCTGGTCGACCCGAAGGTCACGGTCAAGCCGACGAAGGGCCAGATTGACGATCTCATCGACCAGGTGCGCGAGCGCACGGAGAAGAACGAGCGCGTGCTGGTGACCACCCTGACCAAGCGCATGGCCGAGGATCTCACGGACTACCTGATGGAAAACGGGATCAAGGTGCGCTACCTGCACTCGGACATCGACACGCTGCAGCGCGTGGAGTTGCTCCGCCAGCTGCGGCAGGGCGAATACGACGTCTTGGTGGGCATCAACCTCCTGCGCGAGGGCCTGGATCTCCCGGAGGTTTCGCTCGTGGCCATCCTGGATGCCGACAAGGAGGGCTTTTTGCGCTCGACCACCTCGCTCATCCAGACCATTGGACGTGCGGCCCGTAACGTCTCCGGCGAGGTCATCATGTACGCAGATGAGATCACCGAGTCGATGCGCAACGCCATCGATGAGACCGAGCGGCGCCGCGAGAAGCAGATCGCGTACAACGAGGAACACGGCATTGACCCGCAGCCGTTGCGGAAGAAGATCGCCGATATCCTCGACCAGGTTTACGAGGACCAGGACGGTGACTCTGACAAGGACGGCACGCGCGACGGCGACCCGGCTGCGTTGGTCGAGCGCCCCGACGTGTCTTCCATGGCCGCGGACGAGGTGCAGGCGCTTATCGATGATCTGACCAAGCAAATGGGCGACGCCGCCCGCGAGCTGAAGTTCGAGCTGGCGGGCCGGCTGCGCGACGAGATCGCCGACTTGAAGAAGGAAAAGCGCGGGCTGGAAGAAGCAGGCATCTAG
- a CDS encoding universal stress protein, which yields MLHYDVIAVGTDGSDGAQKAVRTAASMARAYQAKLIIVTAFYTHHGGVFGAHSSETDKLPIVSEESAESYLDAAVKIAAEEGADKVEVIPKSGDPVHALMEVGEEHDVDVFVVGNRGINSLSGRVFGSVSTELMRKVHCDVVVVNTTQQ from the coding sequence ATGCTTCACTACGACGTCATTGCGGTTGGTACCGACGGGTCGGACGGCGCGCAAAAGGCGGTGCGCACCGCCGCCAGCATGGCCCGCGCCTACCAGGCCAAGCTCATCATCGTCACGGCGTTCTACACGCACCACGGCGGCGTGTTCGGCGCCCACTCCAGCGAGACCGACAAGCTGCCGATCGTCAGCGAAGAGTCCGCCGAGTCGTATTTGGACGCGGCGGTGAAAATCGCCGCTGAGGAAGGTGCGGACAAGGTGGAGGTTATCCCTAAATCGGGTGATCCCGTCCATGCGCTCATGGAAGTCGGCGAGGAGCACGACGTGGACGTGTTTGTCGTGGGTAACCGCGGTATTAACTCGCTGTCGGGGCGTGTTTTCGGCTCCGTGTCCACGGAGCTGATGCGCAAAGTGCACTGTGACGTAGTGGTTGTGAACACAACGCAGCAATAA
- a CDS encoding universal stress protein, which translates to MSDYNKIVVGTDGSKSSLLAVERAARIAGAFDATLVIGCAYYENKEQASKTLRQDTVTILGDEKAEANLQSAREHAEKFGAKNIETAVRPGTPVQALMDIVKDNNAELLVVGNRGINSLTGRLLGSVPADVARQSDCDVMIVHTVS; encoded by the coding sequence ATGAGCGATTACAACAAGATTGTCGTCGGTACGGATGGTTCCAAGTCCTCCCTGCTCGCCGTCGAACGCGCCGCGCGCATCGCGGGGGCTTTCGACGCCACTCTCGTCATTGGTTGCGCCTACTACGAAAACAAGGAGCAGGCCTCCAAGACCCTGCGTCAGGACACCGTGACCATCCTCGGCGACGAGAAGGCGGAGGCCAACCTGCAGTCGGCCCGCGAGCACGCCGAGAAGTTCGGTGCGAAGAACATCGAGACCGCCGTGCGCCCGGGCACCCCGGTGCAGGCCCTCATGGACATCGTCAAGGACAACAACGCGGAGCTGCTCGTCGTGGGTAACCGCGGCATCAACTCCCTGACCGGCCGCCTGCTCGGCTCGGTCCCGGCGGACGTCGCCCGTCAGTCCGACTGCGACGTGATGATCGTGCACACCGTCAGCTAA